The Microplitis mediator isolate UGA2020A chromosome 8, iyMicMedi2.1, whole genome shotgun sequence genome has a window encoding:
- the LOC130673981 gene encoding DNA-(apurinic or apyrimidinic site) endonuclease-like, whose protein sequence is MGNTLVLVRNRSVVSRLKELRFSLLNKLNDRFILTKPKLLTSKDYLIKKPYFELFTMPPKRGRAAKDKEVVEETNGHPVVESEPVRKGRTRQVADKKSKEEDIEENVEEVAAKKSKTLKADKQKKDENDVDDKEVVEAGKKTKATRAGKKDKKNEEDAMSGEEVEEKKVRAVRGKKKENDGNEDATSEESVEVEKKGRARGKKEKKVDEEDAGSEGSAEVDKKSKPARGRKKKEEDATEEETKKAKASSKVSKKKDEEEEKKPVRGRKKKTEDSDEDVEAKVDKKVKASSKAAAKKKKDEVAEDGDEKMEEGQADQKQDDEENGDEQDKKSKPKAGRKKKADQDVDEEVEEAPKKTRGTRAAKKKSDDDNAEDDEPVAKKPKTPANRTDTDLDSLNFDCDKVNANGQKANIKICSWNVSGVRALMKKNGFEYILKENADVIALQETKCDLDKLPEDIELPGYKHKFIQSNQSGYCGIAIYSKKEFISVTEGINDPELDTEGRMLTVEYPEFYVINVYVPNAGDKLKTMDKRLKWNKIFLERVKELDAKKPVVICGDLNVAHKEIDLKNPKTNTKHAGFTPEEREAMTELLNAGFVDTFRHFYPDKTDAYTFWSNIGKAREKNVGWRLDYFVVSEKIKDNICDTVIRDQVFGSDHCPIILYANL, encoded by the exons ATGGGCAACACGTTAGTGTTAGTACGCAATAGATCAGTAGTTTCTAGATTAAAAGAATTGAGATTTTCgttgttgaataaattaaacgatagatttattttaacaaaaccaaaattattaacatCTAAAGATTATTTGATCAAGAAACcgtattttgaattatttacaatGCCACCAAAACGTGGACGTGCCGCTAAG gACAAAGAAGTCGTTGAAGAAACCAATGGTCACCCGGTAGTCGAAAGCGAACCTGTTCGCAAAGGACGTACTCGTCAGGTTGctgataaaaaatctaaagaaGAAGACATCGAAGAAAATGTTGAAGAAGTTGCggctaaaaaaagtaaaactttGAAAGCAGACAAACAGAAGAAGGATGAGAATGATGTTGATGACAAAGAGGTAGTGGAGGCGGGTAAGAAAACTAAAGCAACCAGAGCTGGAaagaaggataaaaaaaatgaggaaGATGCTATGAGTGGAGAGGAAGTTGAAGAAAAGAAAGTCAGAGCTGTCAGGGGAAAGAAGAAGGAGAATGACGGTAACGAAGATGCTACGAGTGAAGAAAGTGTTGAAGTTGAGAAGAAAGGAAGAGCGAGaggtaaaaaagaaaagaaggTCGATGAAGAAGATGCTGGCAGTGAGGGCAGCGCCGAAGTAGATAAGAAAAGTAAACCTGCTAGAGGACGGAAGAAGAAGGAAGAGGATGCTACGGAAGAGGAGACAAAGAAGGCTAAGGCTTCTTCAAAGGTTTCTAAGAAGAAGGATGAAGAGGAGGAGAAGAAGCCTGTGAGAGGACGCAAGAAGAAGACCGAAGATTCTGATGAGGATGTTGAAGCAAAAGTTGACAAAAAAGTCAAAGCCTCTTCCAAGGCTGCTGCCAAGAAGAAGAAAGATGAAGTTGCAGAGGATGGCGATGAGAAGATGGAAGAAGGCCAAGCTGATCAGAAGCAAGATGATGAGGAAAATGGTGATGAGCAGGACAAAAAATCAAAGCCGAAAGCTGGTAGAAAGAAGAAAGCTGATCAAGATGTTGATGAAGAGGTTGAAGAAGCTCCCAAGAAGACTAGAGGTACTAGAGCTGCTAAAAAGAAGAGTGATGACGACAATGCTGAGGATGATGAACCTGTTGCTAAAAAACCTAAAACTCCAGCCAATAGAACTGACACTGATCTTGACAGTTTGAATTTTGATTGCGACAAAGTAAACGCCAATGGACAGAAagcaaatattaaaatatgctCATGGAATGTCTCTGGTGTGAGAGCACTAATGAAGAAAAATGGCTTTGAGTACATTCTCAAAGAAAACGCAGATGTTATTGCACTACAGGAAACCAAATGTGATCTAGATAAATTACCTGAAGACATTGAATTGCCTGGCTACAAACACAAATTCATTCAAAGTAATCAGTCTGGTTATTGCGGGATTGCTATTTACTCAAAAAAAGAATTCATTAGTGTCACCGAAGGCATCAACGACCCGGAACTTGATACAGAAGGGCGTATGTTGACGGTTGAGTACCCAGAGTTCTATGTTATCAATGTATATGTTCCCAATGCTGGAGACAAACTGAAAACTATGGACAAAAGattgaaatggaacaaaataTTCCTTGAACGGGTCAAAGAACTTGATGCCAAGAAACCGGTGGTAATTTGCGGTGATTTAAATGTCGCACACAAGGAAATCGATTTGAAAAATCCTAAAACAAACACCAAACACGCTGGATTTACGCCTGAAGAACGTGAAGCAATGACTGAATTGTTGAACGCTGGATTTGTTGATACCTTCCGTCATTTCTATCCTGATAAAACAGATGCCTACACCTTTTGGTCGAATATAGGCAAGGCACGTGAAAAGAACGTTGGTTGGAGATTAGATTACTTTGTTGtgtctgaaaaaattaaagataataTCTGTGATACCGTTATACGGGATCAAGTTTTTGGTAGTGATCATTGtcctattattttatatgctaACCTGTAA
- the LOC130673220 gene encoding armadillo repeat-containing protein 1-like — translation MEADDLTDSEQVRATLETYKKLANDFTNHDTILKDKTVLSYLAYVLESPDVEVVEIALDILEVFTKNVENYVHLTSTFGIREALESVINKYCIDDPHIAKYAQSVKDDIERMKPPIYNLRSRCRRVIEPKKLKTHVIVLHVSGLLPETRTDLEATLVRVEGLISLVVDVEHQRVTMRTLANVSAKCIAEAIRDNTKNMEARLVTRNKFNQEFLVKLLSVDNGDCEDLPEYLPEEEEEDHNQKDGIVSLFSGLKQSASTIYKSTTEFLHSSFYW, via the exons ATGGAAGCCGATGATCTGACAGATTCAGAGCAAGTAAGAGCTACACTAGAAACTTATAAAAAACTAGCCAATGATTTTACGAATCATGATACTATTTTAAAG gaTAAAACAGTCCTGTCATATCTAGCTTATGTACTTGAATCACCTGACGTAGAAGTTGTGGAAATCGCTCTTGATATTCTTGAAGTATTTactaaaaatgttgaaaattatGTTCACTTGACATCAACATTTGGTATTCGTGAAGCACTTGAAtcagttattaataaatattgtatagATGATCCACATATAGCTAAATATGCGCAAAGTGTTAAAGATGATATTGAACGGATGAAACCaccgatttataatttaagaagTCGTTGCCGACGAGTTATTGAACCAAAGAAATTAAAGACACATGTTATTGTTCTACATGTCAGTGGCCTGTTACCT gaaactaGAACAGATTTAGAAGCAACATTAGTAAGAGTTGAAGGTCTGATATCATTAGTTGTTGATGTTGAACATCAACGTGTTACCATGAGAACTTTGGCCAATGTATCAGCTAAATGTATTGCCGAAGCTATTAGAgataatactaaaaatatggAAGCTAGATTAGTTACCAGGAATAAATTCAATCAAGAATTTCTTGTTAAATtg ttATCTGTTGATAATGGAGACTGCGAAGACTTGCCGGAATATTTACCtgaggaagaagaagaagatcaCAACCAGAAAGACGGTAttgtttcattattttctgGTTTGAAACAAAGTGCTTCGACAATATATAAGTCAACAACTGAATTTCTGCACAGTTCATTTTACTGGTGA